From one Brachypodium distachyon strain Bd21 chromosome 4, Brachypodium_distachyon_v3.0, whole genome shotgun sequence genomic stretch:
- the LOC100824315 gene encoding calmodulin-binding protein 60 C isoform X2, with amino-acid sequence MAPKRELVLAACAGREAAKRLRVGVQGTPSAGGSQPAPPSPGTRLLRQTVLVMLFLLRMSERITVTESISQIGRMVQKLHKVQNLIMSKLDSLQYQMEGISHEVKKLSCSRSNHHADQDQRNEPGLDCTTASGWNANIHLRFRNDLKTPIYTEKNITAEGDQPIRIGMFEGDNMITGGPLSKAKIEILVLRGDFPDDGKERWTEEEFNSYIAQGRDGQGSVLVGNYRLRLNNGEAFLKNIRFKEGSCRTPSRKFVVAARICVSEKTNVRVHEAIMKSVPVLDRRNAANEKRHPPKLSDEVYRLEEIANGGTYHKRLKNKHIFTVEDFLKTLNKDANYLRKEVLLINKPHSPWEKMVKHARECCLKDRHELKAYHNEGNVVIFFNCVYDLIGAEFAGDYITQNNFDSDSKALANELKERVCDKLDSLPFNYKMIGDLPVPVTSSTNSSAGASILAPDAALQASKSQCDDRNNHASNSFYQNPNFSSSSSIHDYQNTVGAHYCQGEGIPSLCHQPSTSVAPYWQQDLGPINSTYRTNVWDYGTPGCCFQGQVNNHGQMQAPFGGIALEASTSAQHNLMPHQLPPYFQGNMPELRCSEDLPNPVAEPSSWRNDGIPEPSPFRDTNLTDDSPFEGSGQVNNHGQMQAPFNGIAFETSTSAQHNLLPQQFPPYFQGNMPELHYSEDLPNPVAEPSSSDNGIPEPEPSTRAFQGPGYGNF; translated from the exons ATGGCGCCGAAGAGAGAGCTGGTCCTGGCGGCCTGCGCCGGCCGGGAGGCGGCGAAGCGCCTGCGCGTTGGGGTCCAAGGAACTccctccgccggcggcagccagccggcgccgccgtcgcccgggacgcggctgctgcggcagACCGTGCTCGTCATGCTCTTTCTTCTGCGGAT GAGCGAGAGGATCACGGTGACGGAAAGCATCTCGCAGATTGGTCGCATG GTCCAGAAACTTCACAAGGTTCAGAATCTTATCATGAG caAGCTGGACAGTTTACAGTATCAGATGGAGGGTATTAGCCATGAAGTG AAGAAATTGTCATGCTCGCGCTCCAATCACCATGCTGATCAAGACCAAAG AAACGAGCCGGGCCTGGACTGTACCACTGCCAGTGGATGGAATGCAAACATCCACCTGCGTTTCCGGAATGACCTGAAGACCCCTATTTACACAGAGAAGAACATAACAGCTGAAGGCGATCAGCCTATCAGGATTGGCATGTTTGAAGGTGACAACATGATCACAGGCGGCCCTCTTTCAAAGGCGAAAATTGAGATCTTGGTTCTCCGAGGCGACTTTCCCGACGATGGCAAGGAGAGATGGACTGAAGAAGAGTTCAATAGCTACATAGCGCAAGGCCGGGATGGGCAAGGGTCTGTGTTGGTGGGTAATTACCGTCTACGGTTGAACAATGGTGAGGCCTTCTTAAAGAATATCCGTTTCAAAGAAGGATCATGCAGGACTCCCAGTAGGAAGTTTGTTGTCGCAGCAAGAATATGCGTGAGCGAAAAGACCAATGTGCGAGTTCATGAAGCTATCATGAAGTCCGTCCCTGTGCTGGATCGTAGGAATGCAG CAAATGAGAAGAGGCACCCTCCGAAATTGAGTGATGAAGTGTATCGTCTGGAAGAAATTGCCAACGGTGGAACTTACCACAAGAGGCTTAAGAACAAGCATATCTTCACTGTGGAGGACTTCTTGAAGACTTTGAATAAGGACGCAAACTATCTACGCAAAGAA GTTCTCCTGATAAACAAGCCACACAGCCCTTGGGAGAAAATGGTTAAGCATGCCAGGGAGTGCTGTCTCAAAGACAGGCATGAGCTCAAAGCATATCACAATGAGGGAAACGTGGTGATCTTCTTCAACTGCGTGTATGATCTCATCGGAGCAGAGTTTGCTGGTGATTATATCACACAGAACAATTTTGATTCAGATAGTAAG GCTCTAGCCAATGAGTTGAAAGAGCGTGTGTGTGATAAATTGGACAGCCTCCCGTTTAACTACAAGATGATTGGCGATCTTCCTGTACCAGTAACTTCTAGCACAAATTCTTCTGCTGGTGCATCCATTCTTGCACCAGATGCAGCACTTCAAG CAAGCAAAAGCCAGTGCGATGATAGGAACAACCATGCTAGCAACTCATTCTATCAGAATCCAAACTTCAGCTCCAGTTCATCTATTCATGATTATCAGAACACTGTTGGCGCACATTATTGCCAAG GTGAAGGGATTCCATCACTTTGTCACCAACCCTCAACCTCAGTGGCGCCTTATTGGCAGCAAGATCTGGGACCAATTAATTCGACTTACAGAACAAATGTG TGGGATTACGGTACACCGGGCTGCTGCTTCCAAG GTCAAGTGAACAACCATGGCCAGATGCAAGCTCCCTTTGGCGGCATCGCCTTGGAGGCGTCAACTTCTGCTCAACACAACCTTATGCCACACCAATTGCCTCCTTATTTCCAAGGAAACATGCCTGAGCTACGCTGCTCTGAGGATCTGCCAAACCCTGTTGCTGAACCATCATCATGGAGAAACGATGGTATCCCTGAACCATCGCCGTTCAGGGATACCAACCTGACAGATGACTCACCTTTTGAAGGATCAGGTCAAGTGAACAACCATGGCCAGATGCAAGCTCCCTTCAATGGCATCGCGTTCGAGACGTCAACTTCTGCTCAACACAACCTCCTGCCGCAACAATTTCCTCCTTATTTCCAAGGAAACATGCCTGAGCTACATTACTCTGAGGATCTGCCAAACCCTGTTGCCGAACCATCGTCAAGCGACAATGGTATCCCCGAACCAGAGCCTAGCACCCGTGCATTTCAAGGACCAGGGTATGGAAACTTTTAG
- the LOC100823696 gene encoding CTP synthase produces MASPPEEEETRAPTKYVLITGGVVSGLGKGVTASSVGVVLKSCGLRVTCIKIDPYLNTDAGTMSPFEHGEVFVLDDGGEVDLDLGNYERFLDVTLTRENNITTGKIYQSVIEKERKGDYLGKTVQVVPHVTDEIKHWIQSVSSVPVDGQTCPADVCVIELGGTVGDIESMPFIEALRQLSFSLGKDNFCLIHVSLVPVLGVVGEQKTKPTQHSVRELRALGLTPDLLACRSAQPLIGSVKEKLSQFCHVPVENILNIHDVPNIWHVPLILRNQKAHEAIIKQLNLARSAGPPELLDWTQMAESYDNLSNSVKIALVGKYTNLTDSYLSVVKALLHASVACSLKPSIQWVAASDLEDATAATAPDAHSKAWETLKGSSCILIPGGFGDRGISGMILAAKYARENKVPYLGICLGMQISVIEMSRHVLGLGDADSEEFNTDTPDRVVMYMPEVSKTHMGNTMRLGCRRTFFRKEDCLTSKLYGSPPHVDERHRHRYEVNPAFVPELENAGLQFVGCDESGNRMEIVELQDHPFYIGVQFHPEFKSRPRRPSPPFTGLMLAATERMRTHTNIPNGGAGASE; encoded by the exons AtggcctcgccgccggaggaggaggagacgcgGGCGCCGACCAAGTACGTGCTGATCACCGGCGGCGTCGTCAGCGGCCTCGGCAAGGGCGTCACCGCCAGCAGCGTCGGCGTCGTGCTCAAGTCCTGCGGCCTCCGCGTCACCTGCATCAAGATCG ATCCATACTTAAACACTGATGCTGGTACTATGTCTCCCTTTGAGCATGGTGAGGTGTTTGTGCTTGATGATGGTGGAGAG GTGGACTTGGATTTAGGGAATTATGAACGTTTCTTGGATGTTACTCTGACGAGAGAAAATAACATTACGACTGGAAAGATATATCAG TCTGTCATTGAGAAGGAGAGAAAGGGTGACTATCTTGGAAAGACTGTCCAG GTTGTTCCTCATGTAACTGATGAAATAAAACACTGGATACAATCAGTGTCCTCTGTTCCTGTGGATGGGCAGACTTGTCCAGCTGATGTTTGTGTTATTGAATTGGGAGGCACTGTCG GTGATATTGAATCAATGCCATTCATTGAAGCTCTACGCCAGTTGTCATTTTCTCTTG GTAAGGACAATTTCTGCCTCATACATGTGAGCCTTGTTCCAGTATTGGGTGTAGTTGGTGAGCAA AAAACAAAGCCAACACAACACAGTGTACGAGAATTAAGGGCCTTGGGTCTGACTCCTGATCTTCTAGCATGCCGATCAGCACAG CCATTAATAGGATCCGTAAAGGAGAAGCTCTCACAATTTTGTCATGTACCG GTTGAGAATATACTTAACATCCACGATGTTCCAAACATATGGCATGTTCCCCTTATTCTCAGA AACCAAAAGGCTCATGAGGCTATAATTAAACAACTAAACCTTGCCAG GTCTGCGGGACCCCCTGAATTACTAGATTGGACGCAGATGGCTGAATCTTATGATAATCTCAGCAACTCT GTTAAAATTGCTTTGGTTGGGAAGTACACGAATCTGACAGATTCTTACTTATCAGTGGTGAAG GCACTCCTACATGCCAGTGTTGCGTGTTCACTGAAACCTTCTATTCAATGGGTTGCAGCTTCAGATCTTGAAGATGCAACTGCAGCGACT GCACCTGATGCACATTCTAAAGCCTGGGAAACTCTTAAG GGTTCCTCATGCATTTTGATACCTGGAGGTTTTGGGGACCGTGGAATATCTGGGATGATATTGGCTGCAAAATATGCTCGTGAGAATAAAGTTCCATACCTTGGCATTTGCTTGGGAATGCAGATATCGGTGATTGAGATGTCCAGACAT GTTTTGGGCCTAGGAGATGCAGACAGTGAAGAGTTCAACACGGACACACCAGATCGAGTTGTCATGTACATGCCTGAG GTTTCGAAAACACATATGGGAAACACCATGAGGTTGGGTTGCCGGAGGACATTCTTTCGCAAAGAAGATTGTCTTACATCAAAATT ATATGGAAGTCCTCCACATGTCGATGAGCGTCATCGTCACAGATATGAG GTCAATCCTGCCTTTGTTCCTGAGCTTGAAAATGCAGGCCTTCAGTTTGTTGGTTGTGATGAGAGTGGAAATAGAATGGAG ATTGTTGAGCTACAAGACCACCCATTTTACATAGGTGTTCAATTCCATCCAGAATTCAAGTCAAGGCCTCGAAGACCTTCGCCTCCATTTACAg GTCTAATGTTGGCAGCAACTGAACGCATGAGAACACATACAAATATCCCCAATGGTGGTGCTGGAGCTTCAGAGTAA
- the LOC100824315 gene encoding uncharacterized protein LOC100824315 isoform X1, with product MAPKRELVLAACAGREAAKRLRVGVQGTPSAGGSQPAPPSPGTRLLRQTVLVMLFLLRMSERITVTESISQIGRMVQKLHKVQNLIMSKLDSLQYQMEGISHEVKKLSCSRSNHHADQDQRNEPGLDCTTASGWNANIHLRFRNDLKTPIYTEKNITAEGDQPIRIGMFEGDNMITGGPLSKAKIEILVLRGDFPDDGKERWTEEEFNSYIAQGRDGQGSVLVGNYRLRLNNGEAFLKNIRFKEGSCRTPSRKFVVAARICVSEKTNVRVHEAIMKSVPVLDRRNAANEKRHPPKLSDEVYRLEEIANGGTYHKRLKNKHIFTVEDFLKTLNKDANYLRKEVLLINKPHSPWEKMVKHARECCLKDRHELKAYHNEGNVVIFFNCVYDLIGAEFAGDYITQNNFDSDSKALANELKERVCDKLDSLPFNYKMIGDLPVPVTSSTNSSAGASILAPDAALQASKSQCDDRNNHASNSFYQNPNFSSSSSIHDYQNTVGAHYCQGEGIPSLCHQPSTSVAPYWQQDLGPINSTYRTNVTSASMHHPFNGWYTDLKATEWSLESKCYVRVQISTSTAYICVLVSQWDYGTPGCCFQGQVNNHGQMQAPFGGIALEASTSAQHNLMPHQLPPYFQGNMPELRCSEDLPNPVAEPSSWRNDGIPEPSPFRDTNLTDDSPFEGSGQVNNHGQMQAPFNGIAFETSTSAQHNLLPQQFPPYFQGNMPELHYSEDLPNPVAEPSSSDNGIPEPEPSTRAFQGPGYGNF from the exons ATGGCGCCGAAGAGAGAGCTGGTCCTGGCGGCCTGCGCCGGCCGGGAGGCGGCGAAGCGCCTGCGCGTTGGGGTCCAAGGAACTccctccgccggcggcagccagccggcgccgccgtcgcccgggacgcggctgctgcggcagACCGTGCTCGTCATGCTCTTTCTTCTGCGGAT GAGCGAGAGGATCACGGTGACGGAAAGCATCTCGCAGATTGGTCGCATG GTCCAGAAACTTCACAAGGTTCAGAATCTTATCATGAG caAGCTGGACAGTTTACAGTATCAGATGGAGGGTATTAGCCATGAAGTG AAGAAATTGTCATGCTCGCGCTCCAATCACCATGCTGATCAAGACCAAAG AAACGAGCCGGGCCTGGACTGTACCACTGCCAGTGGATGGAATGCAAACATCCACCTGCGTTTCCGGAATGACCTGAAGACCCCTATTTACACAGAGAAGAACATAACAGCTGAAGGCGATCAGCCTATCAGGATTGGCATGTTTGAAGGTGACAACATGATCACAGGCGGCCCTCTTTCAAAGGCGAAAATTGAGATCTTGGTTCTCCGAGGCGACTTTCCCGACGATGGCAAGGAGAGATGGACTGAAGAAGAGTTCAATAGCTACATAGCGCAAGGCCGGGATGGGCAAGGGTCTGTGTTGGTGGGTAATTACCGTCTACGGTTGAACAATGGTGAGGCCTTCTTAAAGAATATCCGTTTCAAAGAAGGATCATGCAGGACTCCCAGTAGGAAGTTTGTTGTCGCAGCAAGAATATGCGTGAGCGAAAAGACCAATGTGCGAGTTCATGAAGCTATCATGAAGTCCGTCCCTGTGCTGGATCGTAGGAATGCAG CAAATGAGAAGAGGCACCCTCCGAAATTGAGTGATGAAGTGTATCGTCTGGAAGAAATTGCCAACGGTGGAACTTACCACAAGAGGCTTAAGAACAAGCATATCTTCACTGTGGAGGACTTCTTGAAGACTTTGAATAAGGACGCAAACTATCTACGCAAAGAA GTTCTCCTGATAAACAAGCCACACAGCCCTTGGGAGAAAATGGTTAAGCATGCCAGGGAGTGCTGTCTCAAAGACAGGCATGAGCTCAAAGCATATCACAATGAGGGAAACGTGGTGATCTTCTTCAACTGCGTGTATGATCTCATCGGAGCAGAGTTTGCTGGTGATTATATCACACAGAACAATTTTGATTCAGATAGTAAG GCTCTAGCCAATGAGTTGAAAGAGCGTGTGTGTGATAAATTGGACAGCCTCCCGTTTAACTACAAGATGATTGGCGATCTTCCTGTACCAGTAACTTCTAGCACAAATTCTTCTGCTGGTGCATCCATTCTTGCACCAGATGCAGCACTTCAAG CAAGCAAAAGCCAGTGCGATGATAGGAACAACCATGCTAGCAACTCATTCTATCAGAATCCAAACTTCAGCTCCAGTTCATCTATTCATGATTATCAGAACACTGTTGGCGCACATTATTGCCAAG GTGAAGGGATTCCATCACTTTGTCACCAACCCTCAACCTCAGTGGCGCCTTATTGGCAGCAAGATCTGGGACCAATTAATTCGACTTACAGAACAAATGTG ACCAGTGCTTCCATGCATCACCCATTCAATGGGTGGTACACAGATCTGAAAGCAACTGAATGGTCCCTTGAATCGAAGTGCTATGTCAGAGTACAAATCAGTACATCAACAGCTTATATATGTGTGCTCGTTTCGCAGTGGGATTACGGTACACCGGGCTGCTGCTTCCAAG GTCAAGTGAACAACCATGGCCAGATGCAAGCTCCCTTTGGCGGCATCGCCTTGGAGGCGTCAACTTCTGCTCAACACAACCTTATGCCACACCAATTGCCTCCTTATTTCCAAGGAAACATGCCTGAGCTACGCTGCTCTGAGGATCTGCCAAACCCTGTTGCTGAACCATCATCATGGAGAAACGATGGTATCCCTGAACCATCGCCGTTCAGGGATACCAACCTGACAGATGACTCACCTTTTGAAGGATCAGGTCAAGTGAACAACCATGGCCAGATGCAAGCTCCCTTCAATGGCATCGCGTTCGAGACGTCAACTTCTGCTCAACACAACCTCCTGCCGCAACAATTTCCTCCTTATTTCCAAGGAAACATGCCTGAGCTACATTACTCTGAGGATCTGCCAAACCCTGTTGCCGAACCATCGTCAAGCGACAATGGTATCCCCGAACCAGAGCCTAGCACCCGTGCATTTCAAGGACCAGGGTATGGAAACTTTTAG
- the LOC100824621 gene encoding uncharacterized protein LOC100824621 — translation MSPAEIDAAANFYYSRSVELNSAEAVGIKVEELLWEAAQVFEADFHFNEMETKIHRFPPGLRGLGGQYIVPMVVAIGPYHRGSPRLQEMAKVKHAAAHYFIDAASTISTYDYHKIYDEFFPVAVNARSTYTSDVVAGIEDADFVDMMFRDACFLLQYMLCMSSSLGCREYFDVNPSLRRFFFSNRACIDNDVMLLENQLPWMVLDALRKFSPVKIEDFIAEMGNKFQIRQDLKPESFVLDPEIYTPPHLLGLLRFYKLGRRKAPKPHVPDYGPENKTEAAHGLLKQISVSNAIELAEIGVRLKPSKTADFMDIGMKKGAFLENLFSGKLFLGNLFFVPLSLDSTKACWLVNMAAFEVCTVSRFKEDVQKTAVCSYIALLAMLMDRDEDVLRLRSKHLVHGNHTNKEMLDFFKSLAKHLPDNGYKFSCIMADIEVYKAYKLNRWIWIRVYKFWYKHGKTVAVVISILGAIAGILKVILSI, via the coding sequence ATGAGCCCAGCAGAGATCGATGCAGCGGCCAATTTCTACTACAGCAGATCCGTGGAGCTCAATTCTGCCGAAGCCGTGGGTATTAAGGTTGAGGAGTTGCTATGGGAAGCAGCCCAAGTCTTTGAGGCTGATTTCCATTTCAACGAGATGGAAACGAAGATCCATAGGTTCCCTCCAGGCCTACGAGGTCTGGGTGGCCAATACATAGTCCCAATGGTGGTGGCTATCGGTCCTTACCATCGCGGCTCGCCCCGCCTCCAGGAGATGGCCAAGGTGAAGCACGCTGCTGCCCATTACTTCATTGATGCCGCGAGCACGATATCCACATATGACTATCACAAGATCTACGATGAGTTCTTCCCTGTCGCAGTCAACGCCCGCAGCACCTACACCAGTGACGTGGTGGCAGGTATCGAGGATGCTGACTTTGTTGATATGATGTTCCGTGATGCTTGCTTCTTGCTGCAGTACATGCTTTGTATGTCTAGCTCTTTGGGCTGCAGAGAATATTTTGACGTGAACCCATCGTTGCGACGCTTCTTTTTCTCCAATCGGGCCTGCATCGACAACGACGTGATGCTGCTGGAGAACCAGCTCCCATGGATGGTGCTTGACGCCCTCAGGAAGTTCAGCCCCGTGAAGATTGAGGACTTCATTGCGGAGATGGGGAACAAGTTCCAGATCAGACAGGATCTCAAGCCCGAATCGTTTGTCTTGGATCCTGAAATATACACTCCACCGCATCTCCTTGGGCTCCTCCGATTTTACAAGCTAGGACGAAGAAAGGCACCCAAACCTCATGTACCTGATTATGGACCAGAAAACAAAACCGAAGCAGCTCATGGATTGCTCAAGCAAATCTCTGTATCCAATGCCATCGAGCTAGCAGAAATCGGTGTGAGGCTGAAACCGAGCAAGACAGCAGATTTCATGGACATTGGGATGAAGAAAGGAGCCTTCCTGGAAAATCTCTTTTCAGGAAAGCTCTTCTTGGGAAATCTCTTCTTTGTGCCACTGTCCCTGGACAGTACAAAGGCGTGCTGGCTCGTCAACATGGCAGCTTTTGAGGTATGCACGGTCTCAAGGTTTAAGGAGGATGTTCAGAAGACCGCGGTCTGCTCCTACATCGCCCTCCTCGCCATGCTCATGGACCGGGATGAGGATGTGCTCAGGCTACGGTCCAAACACCTCGTGCACGGAAACCACACCAACAAGGAGATGCTTGATTTCTTCAAGAGCCTAGCCAAGCACCTTCCGGATAATGGCTACAAATTCTCCTGCATCATGGCAGATATCGAGGTCTACAAGGCTTACAAGCTCAACAGGTGGATATGGATTAGGGTGTACAAATTCTGGTACAAACATGGGAAAACCGTTGCCGTTGTGATATCTATCCTTGGTGCTATTGCGGGTATCTTGAAAGTAATTCTGTCCATCTAG